From the genome of Rhizobium sp. NXC24, one region includes:
- a CDS encoding DUF763 domain-containing protein, with protein sequence MAQRAGNADLPLHGGRVPKWLGDRMTRLGAVITEAVVQHYGRDELLRRLASPFWFQSFGAVMGMDWHSSGITTSVLGALKRGLTPLSGELGIHVCGGRGAQSRKTPDELAAIGNRVGIDGAALASTSRLIAKVDSAALQDGFDLYLHGFIVTDDGKWVVVQQGMNGDRRQARRYHWLSEGLTSFLDSPHAAIEGIDQGRIVNLADRRADRSRAGQLDLLSSLGPDRIVREVAALEAEPRAVAENNTQPMLPHLIMPAHHDVRETDVNMRRLHGNLAAAADRGPVDFESLLLTPGVGARTVKALAMVAEVVHGAPYRFSDPARFSLAHGGKDRHPFPVPLKVYDETIKVMKSAVRKGRLGRDEELQALKRLDDQSRMLERYVTGPDLKEIVAGEFDRSAFYGGRSVFGWEPPAYPEDETERRRQPSKG encoded by the coding sequence TTGGCGCAAAGGGCTGGCAACGCTGATCTTCCCCTGCATGGTGGGCGGGTTCCGAAATGGCTCGGCGACCGGATGACGCGCCTGGGCGCAGTGATTACCGAGGCGGTGGTCCAGCATTACGGGCGCGACGAATTGCTGCGGCGGCTCGCCAGCCCTTTCTGGTTCCAATCCTTCGGCGCCGTCATGGGCATGGACTGGCATTCCTCCGGCATTACCACCAGCGTTCTCGGCGCGCTGAAACGCGGTCTGACGCCGCTCTCCGGCGAACTTGGAATTCACGTCTGCGGCGGCCGCGGCGCTCAGTCGCGCAAGACGCCGGACGAACTTGCGGCCATCGGCAATCGTGTCGGCATCGACGGTGCAGCACTCGCGTCGACAAGCCGGCTTATCGCCAAGGTGGACAGCGCGGCACTTCAGGATGGGTTCGATCTCTATCTGCACGGTTTCATCGTCACGGACGACGGCAAATGGGTCGTTGTCCAGCAGGGCATGAACGGCGATCGACGGCAGGCGCGGCGGTATCATTGGCTTTCCGAAGGGCTGACGAGCTTTCTCGATTCCCCGCATGCGGCGATCGAGGGAATAGACCAAGGCCGGATCGTCAATCTCGCCGATCGGCGCGCCGACCGGTCGCGTGCGGGTCAGCTCGATCTACTGTCATCGTTAGGCCCGGATAGGATCGTGCGCGAAGTCGCCGCGCTGGAGGCAGAGCCGAGGGCAGTTGCCGAAAACAACACGCAACCCATGCTGCCACATCTGATTATGCCGGCCCATCACGATGTTCGCGAAACCGATGTGAACATGCGGCGCCTGCACGGGAACCTGGCGGCAGCCGCCGATCGCGGGCCGGTGGATTTCGAGAGCTTGCTGCTGACGCCCGGCGTTGGCGCCAGAACGGTCAAGGCATTGGCAATGGTTGCCGAGGTCGTACATGGCGCTCCCTATCGTTTCTCCGATCCCGCACGCTTTTCGCTGGCGCATGGCGGCAAGGATCGCCACCCGTTCCCAGTTCCGTTGAAAGTCTACGACGAGACCATCAAGGTGATGAAATCGGCGGTGCGGAAAGGGCGGCTCGGCCGTGACGAGGAGTTGCAGGCGCTGAAACGCCTGGACGATCAGTCGCGCATGCTGGAGCGATATGTCACTGGCCCCGATCTCAAGGAGATCGTTGCCGGCGAATTCGACAGGTCCGCTTTTTACGGCGGGCGCAGCGTCTTCGGCTGGGAGCCTCCCGCCTATCCCGAAGACGAGACAGAAAGACGCCGGCAGCCTTCAAAAGGTTAA
- a CDS encoding glycosyltransferase family 2 protein, with amino-acid sequence MHPITDRATVSIIISNYNYARFLPRCIDSALEQSYDNTEVIVVDDASTDDTVGVLASYGSRIRTCLKKTNGGHGAAFNTGFAASRGEVVLFLDADDYLYPNAISEIIDAWEDDAVQVQFRLHMVDEDMQVKDVFPPPELPFDSGDVTPKLLQRGRYQTTVTSGLAFKRSALEVVMPVPETDFRQGADGYLVTVTPLHGKVTSIESCLGAYRIHGANHSVFAEKLGQRARWRMEHDFHRLDALSDQAAEIGLTVPEDVNLHDPVHLEERLASLCMDKSKHPMVSDSRFALGTAGAVASLEMNASLRRRAMLAAWFLSVGVLPGRMAKAILSWKLVASSRPAFLSRLSKTIRHAIG; translated from the coding sequence ATGCACCCCATCACAGACCGTGCTACAGTTTCCATTATCATCTCGAACTACAATTACGCGCGCTTCCTGCCGCGCTGCATCGACAGTGCGTTGGAGCAAAGTTACGACAATACGGAAGTCATCGTCGTCGACGATGCCTCGACCGACGATACGGTCGGTGTCCTAGCTTCCTACGGGTCCCGAATCAGGACCTGCTTGAAAAAGACGAACGGCGGGCATGGAGCGGCGTTCAACACCGGTTTTGCAGCGAGCCGGGGTGAGGTCGTCCTCTTTCTCGACGCCGATGATTATCTCTACCCGAACGCCATATCGGAGATCATAGACGCCTGGGAAGACGATGCCGTCCAGGTGCAGTTCAGATTGCACATGGTCGATGAGGACATGCAGGTAAAGGACGTATTCCCACCTCCGGAGCTCCCGTTCGATTCCGGCGACGTCACCCCAAAGCTGCTGCAGAGGGGACGGTATCAGACGACCGTTACCAGCGGCTTGGCCTTCAAGCGCTCGGCTCTGGAGGTGGTCATGCCAGTTCCGGAGACGGATTTCCGCCAGGGCGCCGATGGCTATCTCGTCACCGTAACGCCTCTTCATGGAAAGGTGACGTCGATCGAGTCCTGTCTCGGAGCCTACCGCATTCACGGCGCCAATCACTCCGTCTTTGCGGAGAAACTCGGCCAGCGCGCGCGCTGGCGAATGGAGCATGACTTCCATCGGCTTGATGCCTTGTCGGATCAGGCGGCCGAGATCGGCCTGACGGTGCCGGAGGACGTCAATCTCCACGACCCCGTTCATTTGGAAGAGCGGCTGGCGTCGCTTTGCATGGACAAATCCAAGCATCCCATGGTCAGCGATTCCAGATTTGCGCTCGGTACCGCCGGTGCCGTCGCCAGCCTGGAAATGAATGCCTCACTCCGGCGGCGCGCGATGCTGGCGGCATGGTTTCTTTCCGTCGGCGTTCTTCCCGGCCGCATGGCGAAGGCGATCTTGTCGTGGAAGCTGGTCGCCTCATCGAGACCCGCCTTCCTGTCGCGTCTTTCGAAAACCATTCGGCACGCCATCGGATAG